The nucleotide sequence TCGGAAATGGCAGTTTCAAAGCGCGGGTCCCAATTGACCAGACGTTTGCCGCGATAGATCAGGCCTTTCTCGTACATGTCGACGAAGACCTTGATGACGGCATCGTGGAAGTTGCCTTCTTCGCCTGCGGGTGCGTTGGGTGCCCCCGACATGGTGAAGGCTTCGCGCGACCAGTCGCAGGATGCACCAAGGCGCTTCAACTGCCCGATGATGGTACCGCGGGATTTGATTTTCTGTTCCCAGACACGCTCCAGAAACTTATCCCGCCCCATTTCGCGGCGCGTGGGTTCGCCGTTGGCGGCCATTTCCCGTTCGGTCACCATTTGGGTGGCGATGCCTGCATGGTCGGTTCCGGGCTGCCAGAGCGTGTCGAAGCCGCGCATTCGGTGCCAGCGGATCAGGATGTCCTGCAGCGTGTTGTTAAAGGCATGCCCCATATGCAGCGAGCCCGTGACATTGGGAGGCGGGATCAATACGGAAAAGCTGTCGGTGCCGGGTTTGGCATTTGCGCCGGCCTTGAAGGCGCCAGCCTGTTCCCATGCGGCGTAAAGGCGGTCTTCCGCCTTGCTCGCGTCAAAAGTCTTTTCCATCGCCATTGTCCGGCCCTCGATACATGCGTGTCTGGCCGATCAGATAACGAATGCGGCGGGGAAGTCCAAGGGCTGCGTGGCGTCGGCTGTGCTGCGGGGAAATGCGCTTGTCAGCCGTGAGGTGGTCGGATTTAAGCGGGACCATGCTAGACTGCCCGAATTCGATGTGATCCATGAACCGACTGGTCCGATTTGTCCGACGCCTGCTTGGGCCCCTGACGCATGTTGCGGAACAACCGCACAAGGTGCTGGGCGCGCGCGATCATGTGGTTCTGATGGATGGTACGACCTCGACGCTGGAACCGGGGTTCGAGACCAATATCGGGCTGATCCGCAATCTGTTGATGCAACTGCCAGCGGCGGAGCGTCCGGTGATCTATTATCGGCCGGGATTGCAATGGGGCGAGGTATGGCGCGAACGGCTGAATGTGCTGACGGGCCACGGGGTCAATGACCAGATCCGCGAGACCTATGGTGCGCTGGCGGCACGGTATCGTCCGGGGGACCGGATTTTCCTGTTCGGCTATTCGCGGGGGGCGTTTGCGGTCCGGTCGCTGGCGGGGATCATCAATTTGCTTGGGCTGCTGGATCCGGTGCATGCGACAGAGAGTAATCTCCGTGATTTGTATCGCCATTATGTCAACGATCCGACATCTGACGCTGCGCGTGCCTTCGTGGAACGCACCTGCCAGCCGGGGGTGCAGATCGAGATGGTGGGCGTGTTCGATACCGTGAAGGCGTTGGGCTGGCGTCTGCCCGGTATCTGGCGGTTGACGGAGAAGCGATACGCCTTTCACAGTTCGCATCTTGGAGCGACGGCGAAGCACGGATTTCACGCGCTGGCCAGGGACGAGACGCGCGAGGCCTATGCGCCGGTGATGTGGACGACGCAGGACGATTATGCTGGCCATGTGGAACAGGTCTGGTTTCGCGGCAATCACGGCGATATTGGCGGACATATCGATGGGATGACGGCCACGCGCCCCCTGTCGAACATCCCGCTGGTGTGGATGCTGGAACAAGCGGAAGGCGCGGGGCTGTCGCTGCCCGATGGATGGCGGGCGCAGTTCCCGCGAGATGCGGGGGCGCCCTCCATCGGGTATCCGGGGCCGTGGGACAAGCTGTTCGTGCTGCGCCGTGCGCGGGTGATCGGGGCCGATCCGTCGGAGCGGCTGCACGAAACCGCGCGGTGATCAGGCCACGCGTTCGAGCGATTTCTTCGGCGTGATGCCCAGTTGGGCGCAGATCTGCTTGGTCAGTTCGGGCTTGTTCAGCGTGTAGAAATGCAGGTCGTCCACGCCGCCGTCCAGCAGCTTCCGGCACAGGTCGACGCAAAGCTCGGCGGACACTTCGGCGGTGCGGCCGTCGTCTTCGGCCTTGGTCATGGCCTCATCGAACCAGGCTGGGATGGGGGTTCCACAGGCGGTGGCGAATTTGCGCACGCCTTTCCAGCTTTCAATGGGGATGATGCCGGGGATGATCGGCGCGTCGATACCCTCGGACGCACAGGCGTCACGGAAGCGGAAATAGGTGTCGGGTTCGAAAAAGAACTGGGTGATCGCGGAATGCGCCCCGGCCTGGAACTTGCGCTTGAGCCAGCGGACATCGGCGGACGGGTCGCCCCTGGCTTCGGGATGCGGATCGGGATAGGCGCCGACGCGCAGGTTGAACTTGCCGGTGTCGGCCAGCGCCTCGATCAATTCGCAGCTGTTGGCGAAGCCTTCGGGGTGGGGGGTGAACCCGCCCGAGCCCTTCGGGGGATCGCCACGCAGTGCCACCAATTCGGTGATGCCCGCATCGGAATAGGCCTTCACGATCTCCATGGTTTCATCGCGGCTCGCGTCCACACAGGTCAGGTGTGCGGCGACATTGAGCCCGTAGTTCTTTTCAATCGTGGTGACGGCTTCATGCGTCAGCTTGCGGGTGGTGCCGCCTGCGCCATAGGTCACGGAGACGAAGGACGGGTCCAGAGGCGCAAGCGCCCGCACGGTTTCCCACAGCTTGAAAGACGCATCCAGCGACTTCGGCGGAAAGAATTCGAAAGAAACGCGCGGTTGCGACATGAGATCACCCTTTTGGAACGGCGCAGATATGGCATTGATGCTCAGGTGAAACAAATTCATAATCTTCAAGATGAACATGAGTTGGACCACATATGCATCTTGAGTTCCGACACCTGCGCACGGTCAAGGCCATCCATGACGCGGGCGGTCTGGCCCGCGCAGCCGATGTGTTGAACATAACGCAATCGGCGCTGTCTCACCAGATCAAGGGTCTGGAAGAGCAGGCGGGCGTGGAGTTGTTCATCCGTAAGTCCAAGCCGATGAAGCTGTCGCCCGCGGGGATGAAGCTGTTGCGGCTGGCCGAAAAGATCCTGCCCGAGGTTGCCGCGCTGGAAGAGGAACTGAAAGGCGTCCGGTCTGGCCGGTCGGGGCGCCTGCATATCGCCATTGAATGCCATGCCTGTTTCGAGTGGCTGTTTCCCGTGCTGGAGGAGTTCCGCAAATCCTGGCCTGATGTGGATGTCGATATCCGTCCGGGGCTGGCCTTTGGTGCGATCCCCGCGCTGCAGAAAGAAGAACTCGATCTCGTGGTGTCATCCGATCCCGAGGATCTGGACGGGGTGACGTTTTCACCGCTGTTTGACTATGAGCCGGTTTTCGTGGCCTCGCGCCAGCATCCGCTGGCCAGAAAGCCCTATGTCGAGGCGGAGGATTTCATCGGCCAGACCCTGATCACCTACCCGGTGGAAGAGGCGCGGCTGGATGTGTTTTCGCAGCTTCTGCACCCGGCGGGCGTGCGCCCGGCGGCTGTACGGCGGGTAGAATTGACGGCGGTGATCCTGCTGTTGGTGGCATCCAACCGAGGCGTGGCGGTGCTGCCTGACTGGGTGGTGCGCGAGGTGCGCTACAATTCGGATTACGTGACGCTGCCATTGACCAAGGTGGGCGTCACACGGCGTCTTTACGCGGCGATGCGGACCGCCGATATGTCGAAGCCGTATATGGAAGATATCGTCGAACTGGCGCGCACGGAGCCGTTGAAGCTGCAAGCCGCGCCCGATCCCGAAAAGTGACGTAGCGCGGGAGGGCCGCAAAGCCTTGGCATCGCGGGACTTGCCAAGTATACGCGCCCCCGTAGTTTCAGGAGCATCCGATGCAGGGCAGCGCAAATATCAATGTCATGATCAAGGCCGCACGCAAGGCGGGCCGGTCGCTGGTCAAGGACTTTCGTGAGGTCGAGAACCTTCAGGCCACGATGAAAGGGCCGGGGGATTTCGTGTCGCGCGCCGATATTGCGGCGGAGAAAATCCTGAAGGAAGAATTGCTTGGCGCGCGGCCGAATTACGGTTGGCTGGCCGAGGAAAGCGGCAAGGAAATCGAGGGCGCTGATCCGACACGCCGCTGGATCGTGGACCCGCTGGACGGAACCACCAACTTCCTGCACGGCATGCCGCATTGGGCAATCTCGATCGCGCTGGAACATAAGGGCGAGATCGTCGCGGGCGTCGTGTTCGATCCGGCCAAGGACGAGATGTTCTACGCCGAAAAAGGCGCGGGTGCGTGGCTGAATAACAGCCAGCGTCTGCGCGTGTCGGGCCGCAACCGGATGATCGAGGCGGTATTCGCCACGGGGCTGCCCTTTGGCGGGCGTGCCGATCTGCCGGCGACGCTGCAGGATCTGGCGCGTATCCTGCCGCAAACAGCGGGCGTGCGGCGCTGGGGCGCAGCGGCGCTGGATCTCGCCTATGTGGCTGCGGGCCGCTATGACGGGTTCTGGGAACGCGGCCTCAATTCCTGGGACATGGCGGCGGGTCTTTTGATCGTGAAGGAAGCCGGTGGTCTGCTGGCGCCCGTGCGCGAAGGCCGCGATATCATGGATGACCGCGCGGTGATCTGTGCGAACGAGCCCCTGTTCGATCAGCTCGTGAAGCTCGTCCGCGACGAATAATTACCTGTCGGACGGGTGGTTCACGCCGTCCGCCCACGGCACTTCCCCAAGATCACGCGGGTTGACGCCCTCGATCGCGCCCGCATTCACGCCGTACTGGTTCGGGTTGGACCGGCGGCGATGGTGCGTGTAGATCCCGCATGTGGCGCAGAAGTAATGTTCTGCCGCCTTCGTGCCCCATTGGTACAGGCTGAGCGCCTCGGCGCCCTTGATCACTTCGAGATCGGGCAGGGCGACGGATACGGCGATGGCTCCGCGGCGGCGGCAATAGCTGCAGTCGCAGCGTCGCGCGTCGGAGAAATCATCGTTTGCGAGCCTGATACGAAGCTCGACCGCGCCGCAATGGCAGGTCAGGCGTCTGTGGGATGGCATTAGCGTTTCCTTCTGACGGTTGGGATGCTGGTGCGGGACATGCGGTAGCGTGCCTCCGGGTGCTCTGGATGGCCATGGGTGCGGCGCCAGAAGGCGGGGCCGCCCTTGGACAGCCACAGGGGCAGGATCAGGACTGCGCCCGCGACGAAGCCGCCGATATGCGCCCAATAGGCGACGCCGCCTTCGCCTGTCATGGATCCCGCGCCATTGAACAGTTGCAGGGCAAACCAGATGCCCAGCGTTACCCATGCGGGCATCGGGAAGATCTTGAAGAAGATGATGATGATCAGGGTGACATCGACGCGGGCGCGCGGAAACATCAGAAGATAGCCCCCCATGACGCCGGCGATGGCACCCGATGCGCCCACGAGCGGCACAGTAGACAAGGGGGACGTCATCACCTGCGCGAGACCCGCCGCGATACCGCAAGCCATGTAGAAGGCCAGATAGAGCGTGTGGCCGAGCTGGTCTTCCAGATTGTCGCC is from Qingshengfaniella alkalisoli and encodes:
- a CDS encoding inositol monophosphatase family protein, which gives rise to MQGSANINVMIKAARKAGRSLVKDFREVENLQATMKGPGDFVSRADIAAEKILKEELLGARPNYGWLAEESGKEIEGADPTRRWIVDPLDGTTNFLHGMPHWAISIALEHKGEIVAGVVFDPAKDEMFYAEKGAGAWLNNSQRLRVSGRNRMIEAVFATGLPFGGRADLPATLQDLARILPQTAGVRRWGAAALDLAYVAAGRYDGFWERGLNSWDMAAGLLIVKEAGGLLAPVREGRDIMDDRAVICANEPLFDQLVKLVRDE
- a CDS encoding rhomboid family intramembrane serine protease; translation: MFPIRDHNPSNSTPFVNYALIMINVVVFLGYQSIFQNPQLLGQFFWNYAIIPARITQGDGLTGMITSMFLHGGWMHLLGNMLFLFIFGDNLEDQLGHTLYLAFYMACGIAAGLAQVMTSPLSTVPLVGASGAIAGVMGGYLLMFPRARVDVTLIIIIFFKIFPMPAWVTLGIWFALQLFNGAGSMTGEGGVAYWAHIGGFVAGAVLILPLWLSKGGPAFWRRTHGHPEHPEARYRMSRTSIPTVRRKR
- the metF gene encoding methylenetetrahydrofolate reductase [NAD(P)H], yielding MSQPRVSFEFFPPKSLDASFKLWETVRALAPLDPSFVSVTYGAGGTTRKLTHEAVTTIEKNYGLNVAAHLTCVDASRDETMEIVKAYSDAGITELVALRGDPPKGSGGFTPHPEGFANSCELIEALADTGKFNLRVGAYPDPHPEARGDPSADVRWLKRKFQAGAHSAITQFFFEPDTYFRFRDACASEGIDAPIIPGIIPIESWKGVRKFATACGTPIPAWFDEAMTKAEDDGRTAEVSAELCVDLCRKLLDGGVDDLHFYTLNKPELTKQICAQLGITPKKSLERVA
- a CDS encoding GFA family protein, which gives rise to MPSHRRLTCHCGAVELRIRLANDDFSDARRCDCSYCRRRGAIAVSVALPDLEVIKGAEALSLYQWGTKAAEHYFCATCGIYTHHRRRSNPNQYGVNAGAIEGVNPRDLGEVPWADGVNHPSDR
- a CDS encoding DUF2235 domain-containing protein — its product is MNRLVRFVRRLLGPLTHVAEQPHKVLGARDHVVLMDGTTSTLEPGFETNIGLIRNLLMQLPAAERPVIYYRPGLQWGEVWRERLNVLTGHGVNDQIRETYGALAARYRPGDRIFLFGYSRGAFAVRSLAGIINLLGLLDPVHATESNLRDLYRHYVNDPTSDAARAFVERTCQPGVQIEMVGVFDTVKALGWRLPGIWRLTEKRYAFHSSHLGATAKHGFHALARDETREAYAPVMWTTQDDYAGHVEQVWFRGNHGDIGGHIDGMTATRPLSNIPLVWMLEQAEGAGLSLPDGWRAQFPRDAGAPSIGYPGPWDKLFVLRRARVIGADPSERLHETAR
- a CDS encoding LysR family transcriptional regulator, with protein sequence MHLEFRHLRTVKAIHDAGGLARAADVLNITQSALSHQIKGLEEQAGVELFIRKSKPMKLSPAGMKLLRLAEKILPEVAALEEELKGVRSGRSGRLHIAIECHACFEWLFPVLEEFRKSWPDVDVDIRPGLAFGAIPALQKEELDLVVSSDPEDLDGVTFSPLFDYEPVFVASRQHPLARKPYVEAEDFIGQTLITYPVEEARLDVFSQLLHPAGVRPAAVRRVELTAVILLLVASNRGVAVLPDWVVREVRYNSDYVTLPLTKVGVTRRLYAAMRTADMSKPYMEDIVELARTEPLKLQAAPDPEK